The nucleotide window GGCGCACTACTGTGACGGCGCGCTCCCCAACCTCCTTGTTTACCAGGAAGTGTCGGTCAGAGAGGGAGGCCACCTGCGGCAGGTGGGTAATACAGACGACCTGCGAACGAATTGAGATCTCTTTAAGCATCTGTCCAACCGAGCGCGCCACCCCTCCGGATATGCCGGTATCAACCTCGTCGAAGATGAGCACGTTTACTCCGGAGCGCTCACGCAGGATCTTCTTAAGAACGAGCATGACCCGCGAGAGCTCTCCCCCTGAGGCGATATGGGAGAGGGTCGCGTGCGGCTCCCCTTTGTTGGTTGAGATCAGCAGCTCAACCTTATCGAGTCCACTAGCGGTTGGCCCTATCTCAGAGAAACGCACATCAAGTGAGGCGTCCCGCATATTGAGCTCTGCTAAGTCCTGCCCAACCGAGCTACATAGCAGCAGAGCCCCCTTGCTCCGTAATGCGCGCAGCTCCTGCCCTACCTTAAGCACCTGCTCAAGCAACATAGCCACCTCGCGCTCAATCTCTCGGTACCTCTCGCCACCCGATATTGCGTCGAGCTCCTGCTCTGACTCCCTCTTAAGCGCCAGAAGCCCCGCATCATCCACACGGTACTTGCGTTCAATGCGCGCCAGATCTGAGAGCTCCTCGCGCAGCTTCTCAAGGCTCGATGAATCGAGATCAAGGGCCTGCACAAAGCGACCGATCGATAGCTCGCTACGCACAAGTGCCGTTCGCGCCGCATCAAACTCAGTCAAGATGTTAGAGGCCCCTGGATCAAGCCGCACCAGTTCATGCATAGCTCCTGAGAGCTCCTTCATGCGCAGGCTTAACCCCTCTTCGCCTGAAAGGAGCTCAAGAGTTCGCTGCCCTACGTTAATTAACCGCTCAGCGTTGCCGATCCGTTTTATCTCGCCCTCTAGCTCAAGACGCCTTCCGACCTTAAGCTTTGTGAGCCCTCCGATCTCAGAAACTATAGACTCAAGCTCCTCGCGCCTAGCCACACCCTTAGAGTGCGCCTCTTGCAGCTTTAAAAGCTCAGTGCGCTTTTCAAACCAACTGC belongs to Pseudomonadota bacterium and includes:
- the recN gene encoding DNA repair protein RecN, whose translation is MLSELTITNFAIIERQSLSFHAGFNVISGETGAGKSILLHALEFILGGKGSPTLIRSGAEQLEVQALFDLSQIPEIVRSELPEIVGEHDELVVSRTLPRDGRGKVLINGRLGTVSLLEEIVRKLVNICSQHHHTKLLDARYHLELLDGFCEVGSTAERMKAAYRSWFEKRTELLKLQEAHSKGVARREELESIVSEIGGLTKLKVGRRLELEGEIKRIGNAERLINVGQRTLELLSGEEGLSLRMKELSGAMHELVRLDPGASNILTEFDAARTALVRSELSIGRFVQALDLDSSSLEKLREELSDLARIERKYRVDDAGLLALKRESEQELDAISGGERYREIEREVAMLLEQVLKVGQELRALRSKGALLLCSSVGQDLAELNMRDASLDVRFSEIGPTASGLDKVELLISTNKGEPHATLSHIASGGELSRVMLVLKKILRERSGVNVLIFDEVDTGISGGVARSVGQMLKEISIRSQVVCITHLPQVASLSDRHFLVNKEVGERAVTVVRQLTDLEKVDEIARMLAGYKITEASRASARELIGSS